The Anas platyrhynchos isolate ZD024472 breed Pekin duck chromosome 32, IASCAAS_PekinDuck_T2T, whole genome shotgun sequence genomic sequence ACAGCCTACAGGAGCTTTCAGGAGCACTCTGTTTTCTCTATGGTAGAGAAGAATGACAAGGACCAGAGCAGGGATTCTCTGCCGTAAATAACAGAGGGACAGGACATGAGGGTTCCTTCTAGAGGGGCTGGCTGTCGGCTGTGCAGCCGttgtgcaggcaggggtggccagggctgtggtgcagaatAGGGTCCCTGcagtgccccaggggctgtgtgtcagggcagggcctctgctgcctgccaggctcagcactcagcctgcatTGTagctgcccagggtgctgcggggagaagctgagggtagaagggaaggaaggagctgtgacagggcagggcagggtcctgctgctgcccagaggctgctcccTAGATCAGGCTGCTCACATTTCCACAGCACCCCCACTGCATTTCTGGGGAAGATTCTTCACAGGGAAGACCAATATCTGCTGTATCTGAAGGGAAGGTACTCTGTGAAGTTTctgcttttacttttctgttttgaagggCAGCTAGGGGGATGGTAATAGAGTTGTCAGGTTTGAATGAATGACTGAAGATCAGAGAACATTACACTGAAAGGTCTGTCGGTCTTTGAGGAAACTCACAATTTTGTTCCACACCCTTTCAGCTAGAGAGCACCAAAACCACTGTCACTGTTTCTTGAAAGATTGTTGGATATCCTGCTCAGGATCTGCAAATAGGGAAATACCTCTGGCCAGTGTGCACCTGAGATCCATACCTGGTGCTCTTTACCAGATGCTGTAAAGTAGTACTGACTTCTGATCTCACAGAGGATCTGCCTGATCCCTGACACccttagacaaaaaaaaaaaaacatggctcACAGGGAAGAAGCAGTGTGTCTTGCTGTGGAGGGTTCTGTGAAATATGTTAGAGGTTTTGGTCACAGAAGTCTACCTAACTTGTGTCTGTCTTTTCCACCATGGACAGCCAGACATGCCCTGAGActgcaaatgtccaacagcagcttccccaccgagttcctcctcctgccattcgcagacacacgtgacttgcagctcctgcacttcgggctcttcctgggcatctacctggctgccctcctgggcaatggcctcatcctcacagccatagcctgcaaccaccgcctccacacccccatgtacttcttcctcttcaaccttgccctccttgacctgggcactattactaccactgttcccaaagccatgtctaattccctgtgggacaccagggccatttcgTACTTGGGTTGTGCTACCCAGATTTTTATGTTTGCTCTCTTTGTCGCAGCAGAGTTTTCTTtcctcaccatcatggcctatgaccgctatgttgccatctgcaaacccctgcactatgggacaataatggacagtagaacttgtgtcaacatggcagaagctgcctggggcagtaattttctctatgctgtgctgcacactgccaataccttttcccttcccctctgccaaggcaatgccctggaccagttcttctgtgaaattccccagatcctcaagctctcctgctctgatgcctacctcagagaactTGGTCTTGTTGTGGTTACTTTATGTTTactctttttgtgttttgttttcattgtgctgtcgtatgtgcagatcttcaagaCTGTACTGAGGATCCCCTCACAGCAGGGacgacacaaagccttttccacgtgcctccctcacctggccgtggtctccctcttCATCAGCACTGGcacatttgcctacctgaaaccctcctccatgtcctcctcctccttgaaTCTtatgctggcagttctgtactcggtggtgcctccagcagtgaaccccctcatctacagcatgaggaaccaggaactCAAGGATGCAGTTAGGAAAATGATGACAGAATGTTTCTGAGAGGCATTAATCTTCCTGTTTTTGTCTACATATCACTCATAACGTAACTTGTTACAGGCCCTgattttctacttttaattttatttttatttattttgtttttattatttttattttgtgtttatttgttatttctttgcttcagttgtCATAGTGTTTTCCACAAAGATATGACATTATTCATTCCCTTCTACAGGCAAAGAAGAGCTCTGCTACACTAGGTAACACAGCAGCCATAGAGAAAGGAGCCTGGTGAATTATTTGGCATTTCTCTAGTGAAATCAGTGGATCTAGTGAATCACCCCAAAAGACTCTGGAAATGGTGTGGACTCTATGATCCATGTGATCTctggattctgtgattcttgtgaatcccttccaactcaggatattccatGTGTGGAGAGTAGTTAGACTTGTTTGTGTCACTGATAGGCACCAACACAGGACAAAAGGGGAGTTGAACAGCTTGTTCCTGCTTTCTCTTGTATAAACTTAAAGATGGTGTTCCACAATCTTGGTGTGAGAGACAGCTGAAGGAGGGAGTGTTCTAGTGGCAGGACAACCCTGTTTGGTGACAGAACAAAATATTGGCAGCTATAGTGTCTAGAGTGAAAGCTTTTGCATGATTATTTGTAGACTGAATATGGATGTTAAGATGTCTGAATATGATAATGAGCTCAATGAAGTACATGATAAACATATGTGACTATAATAGTCAACTCTGCACCCAAATCATGCTAAATGTCACTTCTCAGGTGGTGAGGGAATGGCAGGGTGGGGGGGTGATGGTAACAGATAACAGTAGGATATGAAAGAGTGTTAGTGATAGGAGCATAAGTTAGAGATAGGGAAAAATGGAATAAGAGTGAGGAAAAagaaggcggggggggggggggggtggta encodes the following:
- the LOC140000508 gene encoding olfactory receptor 14A16-like, which produces MSNSSFPTEFLLLPFADTRDLQLLHFGLFLGIYLAALLGNGLILTAIACNHRLHTPMYFFLFNLALLDLGTITTTVPKAMSNSLWDTRAISYLGCATQIFMFALFVAAEFSFLTIMAYDRYVAICKPLHYGTIMDSRTCVNMAEAAWGSNFLYAVLHTANTFSLPLCQGNALDQFFCEIPQILKLSCSDAYLRELGLVVVTLCLLFLCFVFIVLSYVQIFKTVLRIPSQQGRHKAFSTCLPHLAVVSLFISTGTFAYLKPSSMSSSSLNLMLAVLYSVVPPAVNPLIYSMRNQELKDAVRKMMTECF